A stretch of Enterobacter cloacae complex sp. ECNIH7 DNA encodes these proteins:
- a CDS encoding tRNA/rRNA methyltransferase yields MNDEMKNKSGKVKVMYVRSDDDSDKRTQNPRTGKGGGRPASSRADGGRRPARDDRNNRGDDRKRDDRKRDDRPRSDRPRSDRPRDDRPRDDFSRDNASPWRTVSRAPGDETPEKADHGGISGKSFIDPEVLRRQRAEETRVYGENACQALFLSRPECIVRAWFIQSVTPRFKEALRWMAANRKAYHVVDDAELTKASGTEHHGGVCFLIKKRNGTTVQQWVSQADADDCVLALEDVGNPHNLGAMMRSCAHFGVKGVLLQDAALLESGAAIRTAEGGAEHVQPITGDSVLDALEQFRKAGYSIVTTSSHAGTPLFKATLPRKMVLVLGQERDGLSDAALSSADLSVSIDGTGNVESLNVSVATGVLLAEWWRQNKA; encoded by the coding sequence ATGAACGACGAAATGAAAAACAAAAGCGGCAAGGTCAAAGTGATGTATGTCCGCAGTGATGATGACTCTGATAAACGCACCCAAAATCCGCGTACCGGAAAAGGTGGCGGGCGTCCGGCGTCTTCTCGTGCAGACGGTGGCCGTCGCCCCGCCCGCGATGACAGAAATAACCGCGGTGATGACCGCAAACGTGACGATCGCAAACGCGATGACCGTCCGCGTTCCGACCGCCCACGCAGTGACCGTCCACGCGACGATCGTCCGCGCGATGACTTCTCACGTGATAACGCCTCCCCGTGGCGCACCGTTTCTCGCGCCCCTGGCGATGAGACGCCGGAAAAAGCCGATCACGGCGGTATCAGCGGTAAAAGCTTTATCGACCCGGAAGTGCTGCGCCGTCAGCGTGCGGAAGAGACCCGCGTGTATGGCGAGAACGCATGCCAGGCGCTGTTCCTGAGCCGTCCTGAGTGTATCGTCCGCGCCTGGTTTATCCAGAGCGTGACCCCGCGCTTCAAAGAAGCGCTGCGCTGGATGGCTGCGAACCGTAAAGCCTACCACGTGGTTGATGATGCTGAGCTGACCAAAGCGTCCGGTACTGAACACCACGGCGGCGTCTGCTTCCTGATCAAAAAGCGTAACGGCACGACCGTGCAGCAGTGGGTCAGCCAGGCGGATGCCGATGACTGCGTGCTGGCCCTGGAAGATGTGGGCAACCCGCACAACCTGGGCGCAATGATGCGCAGCTGCGCGCACTTTGGCGTGAAAGGCGTGCTGTTGCAGGATGCCGCGCTGCTGGAATCCGGCGCCGCGATCCGTACTGCGGAAGGCGGAGCCGAGCACGTACAGCCGATCACCGGCGACAGCGTGCTGGACGCCCTCGAGCAGTTCCGTAAAGCGGGTTATTCCATCGTGACTACCTCGAGCCATGCCGGTACGCCGCTGTTTAAAGCGACGCTGCCGCGCAAAATGGTGCTGGTGCTGGGTCAGGAACGTGATGGTCTGTCTGACGCGGCGCTCTCCAGTGCGGATCTGAGCGTCTCTATCGACGGAACAGGCAATGTGGAAAGTCTGAACGTATCCGTTGCGACCGGCGTACTGCTGGCCGAATGGT
- the trxC gene encoding thioredoxin TrxC, translating to MNTVCANCQALNRIPDDRMEDGAKCGRCGHELFDGDVINATGATLDKLLKDDLPVVIDFWAPWCGPCRSFAPIFEDVAEERSGKMRFVKVNTEAEPELSARFRIRSIPTIMIFKNGEVIDMLNGAVPKAPFESWLNESL from the coding sequence ATGAATACCGTATGTGCCAACTGTCAGGCTCTTAATCGCATTCCGGACGATCGGATGGAGGATGGTGCGAAATGCGGACGTTGTGGCCATGAATTATTTGATGGCGATGTCATTAACGCGACGGGTGCTACGCTGGACAAACTCCTCAAGGACGATCTTCCTGTCGTGATCGATTTCTGGGCGCCATGGTGCGGCCCATGCCGTAGCTTCGCGCCGATCTTCGAAGATGTGGCCGAAGAGCGCAGCGGAAAAATGCGGTTCGTTAAGGTCAATACCGAAGCCGAACCCGAACTGAGCGCCCGTTTTCGTATTCGCAGCATACCGACCATTATGATTTTTAAAAATGGTGAAGTGATCGATATGCTCAACGGCGCGGTTCCAAAAGCGCCTTTTGAAAGCTGGTTAAACGAGTCTCTGTAA
- the tapT gene encoding tRNA-uridine aminocarboxypropyltransferase — translation MTDNAVLKLRAERLARATRPFLARGNRIRRCQRCLLPLKVCLCETLAPSTAQSRFCLVMFDTEPMKPSNTGRLIADILPDTAAFQWSRTEPPQALLDLVTNPDYQPMVVFPASYAGEQRQVLSAPPSGKPPLFIMLDGTWTEARKMFRKSPYLDALPVISVDLSRVSAYRLREAHADGQYCTAEVAIALLDLAGDTAAAGALGNHFSCFRERYLAGKTVHKGSVTAPEPESV, via the coding sequence ATGACTGATAACGCCGTTCTTAAATTACGCGCCGAACGCCTTGCGCGCGCCACCCGACCGTTCCTCGCCCGAGGCAACCGTATTCGCCGCTGTCAGCGCTGCCTGCTGCCGCTGAAGGTTTGTCTGTGCGAGACGCTGGCACCGAGTACGGCACAAAGCCGTTTTTGTCTGGTCATGTTCGATACCGAGCCGATGAAACCCAGCAATACGGGGCGTCTTATTGCCGATATTCTGCCGGATACCGCCGCGTTTCAGTGGTCTCGTACAGAACCCCCTCAGGCGCTGCTCGATTTAGTTACAAACCCCGACTACCAGCCAATGGTGGTATTCCCGGCGTCCTACGCGGGAGAACAGCGTCAGGTTCTTTCTGCGCCGCCGTCCGGTAAACCACCTCTGTTTATCATGCTGGACGGTACATGGACCGAAGCGCGAAAAATGTTTCGCAAAAGCCCCTATCTCGACGCGCTGCCGGTCATTTCTGTCGATCTTTCCCGCGTCTCCGCCTACCGCCTGCGTGAAGCGCATGCTGACGGGCAATACTGCACCGCCGAAGTGGCAATTGCGCTTCTGGATTTAGCGGGAGATACCGCTGCGGCTGGGGCTCTGGGCAACCATTTCTCATGCTTCCGGGAGCGCTATCTGGCGGGAAAAACCGTTCATAAGGGCAGCGTCACAGCGCCCGAGCCAGAAAGCGTTTAA
- a CDS encoding bifunctional acetate--CoA ligase family protein/GNAT family N-acetyltransferase — translation MSQRGLEALLRPKSIAVIGASMKPDRAGYLMMRNLLAGGFNGPVMPVTPAYKAVQGVLAWPDVQSLPFVPDLAVLCTNAKRNPELLESLGKKGCKTCIILSSPPEQKAELLACASRYQMRILGPNSLGLLAPWQGLNASFSPVPIRKGKLAFISQSAAVSNTILDWAQQREMGFSYFIALGDSLDIDVDELLDFLARDGKTSAILLYLEHLSDARRFVSASRSASRNKPILVIKSGRSPAAQRLLHSHSGMDPAWDAAIQRAGLLRVQDTHELFSAVETLSHMRPLRGEKLMIVSNGAAPAALALDELWRRFGKLATLSEETLQRLKEALPTSVTPGNPLDLRDDASSDRYIRAISILLDSQDFDALMIIHSPSAVAPGSESARALIDTVRNHPRGKYVTLLTNWCGEFSSQEARRLFSEAGLPTYRTPEGTITAFMHMVEYRRNQKQLRETPALPGNLTANTVDVHRLLQQAIEEGATSLDTHEVQPILGSYGMQTLPTWIASDSAEAVHIAEQIGYPVALKLRSPDIPHKSDVQGVMLYLRTATEVQQAADAIFDRVKMAWPQARIHGLLVQSMANRAGAQELRVVVEHDPVFGPLIMLGEGGVEWRPEEQAVVALPPLNMNLARYLIIQAIKSKKIRGRSALRPLDIAGLSQFLVQVSNLIVDCAEIQRLDIHPLLASGNEFTALDVTLDIAPFEGDRESRLAIRPYPLQLEEWVEMKNGERALFRPILPEDEPQLRAFISQVTKEDLYYRYFSEINEFTHDDLANMTQIDYDREMAFVAVRRADKGDEILGVTRAISDPDNVDAEFAVLVRSDLKGLGLGRRLLEKLISYTRDHGLLRLNGITMPNNRGMVTLARKLGFDVDIQLDEGIVALSLSLRSADKRE, via the coding sequence ATGAGCCAGCGAGGGTTAGAAGCGCTACTTCGTCCTAAATCCATTGCCGTTATCGGCGCATCAATGAAACCGGATCGTGCTGGCTATCTGATGATGCGCAATCTGCTGGCCGGGGGATTTAATGGCCCCGTCATGCCCGTCACACCGGCGTATAAGGCGGTTCAGGGAGTGCTTGCATGGCCTGATGTACAGAGCCTGCCTTTCGTGCCGGATCTTGCCGTACTCTGTACGAACGCGAAGCGCAACCCCGAGCTGCTGGAATCGCTCGGCAAGAAAGGGTGTAAAACCTGCATTATTCTCTCGTCTCCGCCTGAACAGAAAGCCGAGCTTCTGGCCTGCGCCAGCCGCTATCAAATGCGCATTCTCGGGCCAAACAGTCTGGGCCTGCTCGCCCCCTGGCAGGGGCTGAATGCCAGTTTCTCCCCGGTTCCAATCCGCAAAGGCAAACTGGCGTTTATCTCGCAGTCGGCTGCGGTATCGAACACCATCCTCGATTGGGCGCAGCAGCGTGAAATGGGATTCTCCTACTTCATTGCCCTGGGCGACAGCCTGGATATCGACGTTGATGAGCTACTGGATTTTCTGGCGCGTGACGGCAAAACCAGTGCGATCCTGCTTTATCTTGAGCACCTCAGCGACGCGCGTCGTTTTGTCTCGGCTTCGCGAAGCGCTTCGCGCAATAAGCCGATCCTGGTGATCAAAAGCGGACGCAGCCCTGCGGCACAGCGTCTGCTGCATTCTCATTCCGGCATGGATCCCGCCTGGGACGCCGCCATTCAGCGCGCGGGGTTGCTGCGGGTACAGGATACGCACGAGCTTTTTTCCGCCGTTGAGACGTTAAGCCATATGCGCCCGTTGCGCGGTGAGAAGCTAATGATTGTCAGTAACGGTGCGGCCCCTGCCGCGCTCGCGCTGGACGAGCTGTGGCGGCGCTTCGGCAAGCTGGCAACGCTGAGTGAAGAGACGCTGCAGCGCCTGAAAGAAGCGCTTCCGACCAGCGTGACGCCCGGCAATCCGCTTGATTTGCGCGATGACGCCAGCAGCGACCGCTATATCAGGGCGATATCCATTTTGCTGGATAGCCAGGATTTCGATGCGCTGATGATTATCCACTCCCCCAGCGCGGTCGCGCCGGGCAGTGAAAGCGCGCGCGCGCTTATTGATACCGTGCGCAACCATCCACGCGGTAAATATGTTACCCTGCTCACCAACTGGTGCGGTGAGTTTTCCTCTCAGGAGGCACGGCGCTTGTTCAGCGAGGCCGGGCTGCCAACCTACCGCACGCCGGAAGGCACCATCACCGCATTTATGCATATGGTGGAATATCGCCGCAACCAGAAACAGCTGCGTGAGACGCCGGCTTTGCCGGGGAATCTGACGGCGAACACCGTCGACGTTCACCGGCTGTTGCAGCAGGCCATTGAAGAAGGCGCGACCTCGCTTGATACGCATGAGGTCCAGCCCATTCTGGGTAGCTACGGGATGCAAACCCTGCCGACCTGGATCGCCAGCGACAGCGCAGAGGCCGTGCACATAGCCGAACAGATTGGCTATCCGGTGGCCCTGAAGCTGCGTTCTCCGGATATCCCGCATAAGTCTGATGTTCAGGGGGTTATGTTATACCTGCGTACGGCGACTGAGGTGCAGCAGGCAGCTGATGCTATTTTCGACCGGGTAAAAATGGCCTGGCCGCAGGCAAGGATCCACGGATTGCTGGTGCAAAGCATGGCCAACCGCGCAGGAGCCCAGGAATTACGGGTGGTGGTTGAACACGATCCCGTCTTCGGACCGCTCATCATGCTGGGGGAAGGTGGCGTTGAGTGGCGCCCGGAGGAGCAGGCCGTGGTGGCGTTACCGCCGCTGAACATGAACCTGGCGCGGTATCTGATCATCCAGGCGATCAAAAGTAAAAAGATCCGTGGCCGGAGTGCGCTGCGCCCGCTTGATATTGCCGGGTTAAGCCAGTTCCTGGTGCAGGTCTCTAACCTGATTGTGGATTGTGCCGAAATCCAGCGGCTGGACATTCATCCGCTGCTCGCCTCGGGCAATGAGTTTACGGCGCTGGACGTGACCCTGGATATCGCACCATTCGAAGGAGACAGAGAGAGCCGTCTGGCGATCCGCCCGTATCCCCTGCAGCTGGAGGAGTGGGTTGAGATGAAGAATGGAGAACGCGCCTTGTTCCGCCCTATTCTGCCGGAAGATGAGCCCCAGCTGCGGGCCTTTATCTCTCAGGTCACGAAAGAGGATCTTTATTATCGCTATTTTAGCGAAATCAACGAATTTACCCACGATGATTTAGCCAATATGACCCAGATCGACTACGATCGAGAAATGGCGTTTGTTGCCGTTCGTCGCGCCGATAAGGGGGATGAGATCCTCGGCGTCACGCGTGCGATTTCTGACCCGGATAACGTCGATGCGGAGTTTGCGGTGCTGGTGCGCTCCGATCTTAAAGGCCTGGGTCTGGGGAGACGGCTGCTGGAAAAACTCATCAGTTATACGCGAGATCACGGATTGTTACGCCTTAATGGCATTACTATGCCTAACAATCGCGGTATGGTGACCCTGGCGCGAAAACTTGGGTTTGACGTTGATATTCAGCTGGACGAAGGTATTGTGGCCTTGTCCCTCAGTCTGAGATCAGCAGACAAACGCGAGTAA
- the pssA gene encoding CDP-diacylglycerol--serine O-phosphatidyltransferase → MLSKFKRNKHQQHLAQLPKISQSVDDVEFFYAPAHFRETLLEKIASATRRICIVALYLEQDEGGRGILNALYEAKRQRPELDVRVLVDWHRAQRGRIGAAASNTNADWYCRTAQENPGVDVPVYGVPVNTREALGVLHFKGFIIDDSVLYSGASLNDVYLHQLDKYRYDRYHLIRNPQMADIMFNWVDKNLVHGRGVNRLDDPERPKSPEIKNDVRAFRQELRDAVYHFQGDANNEELSVTPLVGLGKSSLLNKTIFHLMPCAEQKLTICTPYFNLPAVLVRNIIQLLRDGKKVEIIVGDKTANDFFIPEDQPFKIIGALPYLYEINLRRFLSRLQYYVNTDQLVVRLWKDEDNTYHLKGMWVDDEWMLLTGNNLNPRAWRLDLENAILIHDPQHELAAKRERELELIRTHTTVVNHYRELQSIADYPVKVRKLIRRLRRIRIDRLISRIL, encoded by the coding sequence ATGTTGTCAAAATTTAAGCGTAATAAACATCAACAACACCTTGCTCAACTACCGAAGATTTCTCAGTCAGTTGATGATGTAGAGTTCTTTTACGCTCCCGCTCATTTTCGGGAGACGCTTCTGGAAAAGATTGCCAGCGCCACGCGACGCATTTGCATTGTGGCGCTCTATCTTGAACAGGATGAAGGCGGGCGCGGGATCCTGAACGCGCTCTATGAAGCCAAACGTCAGCGACCAGAACTTGATGTTCGCGTGCTGGTAGACTGGCATCGCGCTCAGCGTGGCCGTATTGGCGCTGCCGCCTCAAACACTAATGCCGACTGGTATTGCCGTACGGCGCAGGAAAATCCTGGCGTTGATGTGCCTGTTTATGGCGTCCCGGTAAATACCCGTGAAGCGCTCGGCGTCCTTCATTTCAAGGGGTTCATCATTGATGACAGCGTGCTGTACAGCGGTGCAAGTCTGAATGATGTTTACCTTCATCAGCTCGATAAATATCGCTACGACCGCTACCATCTGATCCGTAATCCGCAGATGGCCGATATCATGTTTAACTGGGTTGATAAAAATCTGGTCCATGGCCGTGGTGTTAATCGCCTTGACGATCCCGAGCGTCCTAAAAGCCCGGAAATCAAAAACGATGTTCGCGCCTTCCGTCAGGAGCTGCGTGATGCGGTCTATCATTTCCAGGGCGATGCGAACAACGAAGAGTTATCCGTTACACCGCTGGTAGGGCTCGGCAAATCAAGCCTGCTTAACAAAACGATCTTCCATCTGATGCCGTGTGCAGAGCAGAAACTTACCATCTGTACGCCGTACTTCAACCTTCCTGCCGTGCTGGTGCGTAATATCATTCAGCTGCTGCGCGACGGTAAAAAAGTGGAAATCATCGTTGGCGATAAAACTGCAAACGACTTCTTCATTCCTGAAGATCAGCCGTTCAAAATCATCGGTGCGCTGCCTTATCTCTACGAGATTAACCTGCGCCGTTTCCTGAGCCGTTTACAGTATTACGTAAACACTGACCAGCTGGTTGTGCGTCTCTGGAAAGATGAAGACAACACTTACCATCTGAAAGGAATGTGGGTCGACGATGAGTGGATGCTGCTGACCGGTAACAACCTGAACCCACGCGCGTGGCGACTGGATCTGGAAAACGCTATCCTAATCCATGACCCGCAGCATGAGTTAGCCGCAAAACGTGAACGTGAGCTGGAGCTGATTCGCACACATACCACTGTGGTGAATCATTACCGCGAACTGCAGAGCATTGCCGATTACCCGGTGAAAGTCCGCAAGCTTATCCGCCGCTTGCGTCGTATTCGTATCGACCGACTTATCAGCCGTATTCTGTAA
- a CDS encoding YfiM family lipoprotein, producing MRIPLLLSVLFLSGCSHVANDNWSGQDKAQHFLASAMLSAAGNEYAQHQGYSRDRSAAIGLMFSVSLGASKELWDSRPAGSGWSWKDFAWDVAGATTGYAVWQMARY from the coding sequence ATGCGTATTCCTCTGTTACTGAGCGTCCTTTTTCTGAGTGGCTGTAGCCATGTGGCCAACGATAACTGGTCTGGACAGGATAAAGCCCAGCATTTCCTCGCTTCCGCGATGTTGTCTGCAGCCGGTAATGAATATGCGCAGCATCAGGGATACAGCCGGGATCGCAGTGCGGCAATTGGGTTGATGTTCTCAGTCAGTCTTGGAGCATCAAAAGAACTGTGGGATAGCCGCCCCGCAGGGAGCGGCTGGAGCTGGAAAGATTTCGCCTGGGATGTCGCCGGCGCAACGACCGGCTATGCCGTGTGGCAGATGGCGCGCTATTAA
- a CDS encoding MFS transporter, translating to MTESITSNGTLANSDTRRRVWAIVSASSGNLVEWFDFYVYSFCSLYFAHIFFPSGNTTTQLLQTAGVFAAGFLMRPIGGWLFGRIADRRGRKTSMLISVCMMCFGSLVIACLPGYESIGTWAPALLLLARLFQGLSVGGEYGTSATYMSEIALEGRKGFYASFQYVTLIGGQLLAILVVVILQQILTDEQLHAWGWRIPFAMGAVLAVVALWLRRQLDETSQKEVRTLKEAGTFKGLWRNRKAFLMVLGFTAGGSLSFYTFTTYMQKYLVNTTGMHANVASVVMTVALFVFMLIQPIIGALSDKIGRRTSMLIFGGLSALCTVPILSALQHVTSPYAAFALVMLAMVIVSFYTSISGILKAEMFPAQVRALGVGLSYAVANALFGGSAEYVALSLKSWGSETTFFWYVTIMGALAFVVSLMLHRKGKGIRL from the coding sequence ATGACAGAAAGCATTACATCAAACGGGACGCTGGCTAACAGTGATACCCGAAGAAGGGTATGGGCAATAGTCAGCGCCTCTTCAGGGAATCTGGTTGAATGGTTCGACTTTTACGTCTACTCATTCTGTTCACTCTACTTCGCACATATTTTTTTCCCATCTGGCAACACCACAACGCAGCTGCTACAAACGGCGGGGGTTTTTGCCGCAGGGTTTTTAATGCGGCCCATCGGGGGCTGGTTGTTCGGTCGCATTGCGGATCGTCGTGGCCGTAAGACTTCTATGCTGATCTCGGTGTGCATGATGTGCTTTGGTTCTCTGGTGATCGCCTGCTTACCGGGATATGAATCGATAGGTACCTGGGCACCGGCGCTACTTTTACTGGCCCGCTTATTTCAGGGATTATCGGTGGGCGGAGAATACGGTACCAGTGCGACCTACATGAGTGAGATTGCACTGGAAGGCCGTAAAGGTTTTTACGCCTCATTCCAGTATGTCACGCTGATTGGTGGTCAACTGCTGGCCATTCTTGTGGTGGTGATCCTGCAGCAAATCCTGACGGACGAACAACTTCACGCCTGGGGATGGCGAATTCCTTTCGCGATGGGCGCAGTACTGGCGGTTGTCGCACTTTGGCTACGCCGTCAGTTAGATGAAACCTCTCAGAAGGAAGTCAGAACGCTGAAGGAGGCTGGAACATTCAAAGGGTTATGGCGTAACCGCAAAGCTTTCCTGATGGTGCTGGGCTTCACCGCGGGCGGCTCTCTTAGTTTCTACACGTTCACCACCTATATGCAAAAGTACCTGGTGAACACCACCGGTATGCACGCCAACGTCGCCAGCGTGGTCATGACCGTGGCGCTATTTGTCTTTATGCTCATACAACCTATTATCGGTGCGCTCTCGGATAAAATCGGTCGACGAACGTCGATGCTGATTTTTGGCGGGCTGTCGGCGTTATGTACCGTACCTATTCTGTCTGCCCTTCAGCACGTGACTTCGCCGTATGCCGCGTTTGCGCTGGTGATGCTGGCGATGGTGATTGTCAGTTTCTATACCTCTATTAGCGGAATACTGAAAGCCGAAATGTTCCCGGCGCAGGTACGTGCTTTAGGGGTAGGGCTCTCTTATGCGGTAGCTAATGCGTTGTTTGGCGGATCGGCGGAGTACGTTGCGTTATCGCTTAAATCATGGGGAAGTGAAACGACATTCTTCTGGTACGTAACGATAATGGGCGCACTGGCCTTTGTTGTTTCCCTGATGCTGCATCGCAAAGGGAAAGGCATTCGACTTTAA